A region from the Papaver somniferum cultivar HN1 unplaced genomic scaffold, ASM357369v1 unplaced-scaffold_22, whole genome shotgun sequence genome encodes:
- the LOC113340655 gene encoding major latex protein 146-like, whose translation MAQIHRLQVQKELKNCSGDQLYCFYKNEIAKLPQVLPHIFKSVQILAGDGNSAGTVRLTKLCIGSSREEIMKDKIETVVDESRTLRGSIIDGDLLRMYPKFEYTITITPLVTQGEEESCLFKLSVEYEKENEDVPNPTEYMEMSSFISKAVASHLAKKA comes from the exons ATGGCTCAAATTCACAGGCTACAGGTTCAAAAGGAGTTGAAAAACTGCTCAGGAGACCAACTTTACTGTTTCTATAAGAATGAAATTGCCAAACTACCGCAAGTTCTTCCTCACATATTCAAGAGTGTACAAATTCTTGCTGGAGATGGAAATAGCGCGGGCACTGTGAGGCTCACAAAATTATGTATCG GGTCTTCTCGTGAAGAAATAATGAAGGACAAGATTGAAACTGTGGTTGATGAAAGTAGGACTCTTCGTGGCAGTATCATCGATGGAGATCTCTTGCGTATGTATCCTAAGTTTGAGTACACAATCACTATAACTCCATTGGTTACACAAGGAGAGGAAGAAAGCTGCTTATTCAAATTGTCTGTGGAGTatgagaaagaaaatgaagatgtcCCTAATCCAACTGAGTATATGGAGATGTCGAGTTTTATTTCTAAAGCCGTTGCTAGCCACCTTGCCAAGAAGGCCTAA
- the LOC113340599 gene encoding antimicrobial peptide 1-like, with amino-acid sequence MASGTMNTLSMLFMAFVLMAVASELASASSFTVYRLSGCSGESQTYRCGCNNLLYMGDYRFTYTGQTARMYNTRNCLGDSVATLSGSGSRWAGIGWRSVNLQC; translated from the coding sequence ATGGCATCAGGTACTATGAACACCCTCTCCATGCTTTTCATGGCTTTTGTCCTCATGGCTGTAGCAAGTGAATTGGCAAGTGCCAGTTCGTTCACAGTATATCGTTTATCAGGTTGCAGCGGCGAATCTCAAACGTATCGTTGTGGATGCAACAATCTTTTGTATATGGGTGATTATCGATTTACTTACACTGGTCAAACTGCTAGAATGTATAACACAAGGAATTGCTTAGGTGACAGCGTTGCTACTTTAAGCGGCAGCGGCAGTCGGTGGGCCGGCATTGGATGGAGGAGTGTTAACCTCCAGTGTTAA